TTGCTGAATATCTAGGTGACAAAGGGATGGGAGCGGTATTAGACGTTTCTCAACAAGATTCCATTGACGCTTTAATGAGCTCCATCAAAGAAAAATATGGCGATATTGATATTTTGGTCAATAACGCAGGCGTGACCCGTGATAATTTGCTGTTAAGAATGAAAGAAGAAGAATGGCAAACCATCATGGATACCAACCTGACTTCCATTTTCAGAATGTCCAAAGTTGTCTTACGAGGCATGATGAAAAAACGTGCAGGGCGCATTATTAATATTGGCTCTGTGGTTGGCAGTAGTGGTAATCCGGGACAAGCTAACTATGCAGCCGCAAAAGCAGGGTTAATTGGTTTCACCAAATCAATGGCTCGAGAAATCGCATCTCGTGGCGTTACTGTTAACGTAGTTGCGCCCGGTTTTATCGCCACAGACATGACTGAAGAGCTGAGTGATGAGCAAAAAGCTGCCATTATGAAGGATGTACCTGCTGAAAGGTTGGGTAAGCCTTCTGAAATTGCGGCCGCCGTTGCCTTTTTAGCGTCTGACGAAGCCGCTTACATTACCGGTGAAACATTGCATGTAAATGGTGGCATGTTTATGGGTTAACCCGTTGGGTTATTTTGTTACTCTTGGCTAATGTTGTTTTTGTGTTAAATTGTGGTTAGACCAGCAAAAAAGGTGCATCCCGGGCTTGCATGGTCTACCTTAGACGAATACACTAGCCGCC
Above is a window of Paraneptunicella aestuarii DNA encoding:
- the fabG gene encoding 3-oxoacyl-ACP reductase FabG; this translates as MSDLQGKIALVTGASRGIGKAIAEKLLSLGATVIGTATSENGAANIAEYLGDKGMGAVLDVSQQDSIDALMSSIKEKYGDIDILVNNAGVTRDNLLLRMKEEEWQTIMDTNLTSIFRMSKVVLRGMMKKRAGRIINIGSVVGSSGNPGQANYAAAKAGLIGFTKSMAREIASRGVTVNVVAPGFIATDMTEELSDEQKAAIMKDVPAERLGKPSEIAAAVAFLASDEAAYITGETLHVNGGMFMG